Proteins from a genomic interval of Osmia bicornis bicornis chromosome 13, iOsmBic2.1, whole genome shotgun sequence:
- the LOC114873683 gene encoding methylmalonic aciduria and homocystinuria type D homolog, mitochondrial produces MLCFKHARKTNATALYNYLSKNHYSRRSDKSTSTYKIVGTNSENLDDVDGAVLGINSNWELLTPRGFRFYMPGGIGPAWSDVTTTVHVKTELVNFPNDERSLSVDSESKKTPLHPLNRSRSNNRQPILRCVAQDCPLLLRKGIGELFQGCLDIGSVQLTIITISQAVNGKIMRWNRELETEKLTKYFVLAASDICAKLQGMGYWADFINPFSGQPHLNLQKNSTLYKTDERFRCLGFKILHRNNCKVILSDNNVKHFLGSLYTTAPSNADFLEKILRECELETVDEA; encoded by the exons ATGCTTTGCTTCAAACATGCAAGGAAAACCAATGCCACGGCACTATATAATTACCTCTCGAAAAATCATTACTCCCGACGGAGTGACAAAAGCACGAGCACGTATAAGATCGTTGGAACAAATAGTGAAAACTTGGATG ACGTAGACGGTGCTGTGCTTGGAATAAATTCGAATTGGGAATTATTAACACCGAGAGGATTTAGATTTTATATGCCAGGAGGCATTGGTCCCGCTTGGTCGGACGTGACCACCACTGTCCACGTGAAAACGGAGCTAGTTAATTTCCCGAACGACGAAAGATCGCTTTCCGTAGACTCTGAATCTAAGAAAACCCCCCTTCATCCGTTAAATCGTTCGAGAAGCAACAATCGACAACCGATCCTTCGATGCGTCGCTCAAGATTGTCCCCTATTGTTGAGAAAAGGCATAGGAGAATTGTTTCAGGGATGCTTAGACATCGGTTCGGTACAGCTCACTATAATTACTATCAGTCAAGCGGTCAATGGAAAAATAATGAGATGGAACAGAGAATtagaaacggaaaaattaaCGAAATAC TTTGTATTAGCAGCCTCGGATATCTGTGCGAAACTGCAGGGAATGGGATACTGGGCAGACTTTATCAATCCGTTCAGCGGACAACCGCACTTGAACTTGCAGAAGAACAGTACTCTTTATAAAACGGACGAACGTTTCCGTTGTTTAggatttaaaatattacacaGAAATAATTGCAAAGTTATTTTATCCGACAATAATGTGAAACACTTCCTAG GTAGCCTTTACACTACGGCACCCTCGAATGCAGATTTCTTGGAAAAAATTCTGCGCGAATGCGAGCTCGAAACCGTGGACGAAGCTTGA
- the LOC114873670 gene encoding facilitated trehalose transporter Tret1-like isoform X3: MKILMRADTHVNIELPGNAPVAKCTFTQVLAALSVSLGSMVVGYASSYTSPGLVSMQNNATTSFEVTKETGMWIGSIMPLSALFGGIFGGPCIEYLGRRNTIVGTAVPFIAAWLLIALATNVAMILVGRALCGFCVGIASLSLPVYLGETIQPEVRGTLGLLPTAFGNTGILICFVAGMYLDWRNLALLGASLPIPFMILMFTIPETPRWYISKGKTKRARKSLQWLRGQGTDITDELTAVEKLHVDSERNVSQGAFMELFKKNHLKPLLISLGLMFFQQLSGINAVIFYTVQIFKDAGSSIDSNISTIIVGVVNFISTFAAASVIDKLGRKMLLYISAVSMCITLFTFGTFFYMKENGSDMSEFGWIPLASLIIYVIGFSLGFGPIPWLMMGEILPVKIRGSAASVATAFNWSCTFVVTKTYEDLVSEIGAHGAFWLFGTIVLIGFVFVITCVPETRGRSLEEIEKRFTGPVRRMSAIANIKPTPMGC, translated from the exons ATGAAGATTCTTATGCGAGCAGATACCCATGTGAACATCGAATTACCGGGCAACGCGCCAGTCGCTAAATGCACCTTCACTCAG GTACTGGCAGCCTTATCAGTGTCGCTGGGCTCGATGGTGGTCGGTTACGCGAGTTCCTACACCTCGCCGGGTCTAGTTTCCATGCAGAACAATGCCACGACCTCGTTCGAGGTTACTAAGGAAACT GGTATGTGGATCGGATCGATCATGCCTTTGAGCGCGCTTTTCGGAGGCATCTTCGGGGGTCCGTGCATCGAATATCTGGGCAGAAGGAACACGATAGTGGGCACAGCGGTGCCCTTCATCGCAG cCTGGCTATTGATCGCGCTGGCGACCAACGTCGCGATGATTCTAGTTGGTCGAGCCCTTTGCGGGTTCTGCGTCGGTATCGCGTCCCTTTCGTTACCGGTCTACCTAGGCGAGACGATACAGCCGGAGGTTCGAGGAACCCTTGGATTACTTCCAACCGCCTTTGGTAACACCG GAATCTTGATCTGCTTCGTGGCCGGGATGTATCTGGATTGGAGGAATCTCGCGTTGTTGGGCGCTAGTCTGCCGATACCGTTCATGATTCTCATGTTCACGATCCCCGAGACCCCGAGGTGGTACATTTCCAAAGGGAAAACGAAAAGGGCGAGAAAATCGCTGCAGTGGCTGCGGGGCCAGGGAACCGACATTACCGACGAACTAACCGCCGTCGAGAAGTTACACGTTGACAGCGAACGAAACGTATCGCAGGGTGCGTTCATGGAACTCTTCAAGAAGAACCACCTGAAGCCGCTCCTCATTTCCCTTGGTCTGATGTTTTTCCAACAACTATCAGGAATTAACGCGGTCATATTCTATACCGTACAAATCTTTAAG GACGCCGGAAGCAGCATCGACTCGAACATATCAACCATCATCGTGGGTGTGGTGAACTTCATCTCGACGTTCGCCGCTGCATCCGTGATAGACAAACTTGGCAGGAAGATGTTGCTCTACATAAGCGCTGTATCGATGTGTATCACATTGTTCACGTTTGGTACGTTCTTCTACATGAAAGAGAACGGTTCGGACATGTCGGAGTTCGGTTGGATACCGTTAGCGAGTCTGATCATTTACGTGATCGGATTTTCCTTGGGATTCGGCCCGATCCCGTGGCTAATGATGGGCGAGATCCTGCCGGTTAAGATCCGCGGTTCCGCTGCCAGTGTCGCGACTGCCTTCAACTGGTCGTGCACGTTCGTCGTGACGAAAACGTACGAGGATCTAGTGTCGGAGATCGGGGCGCACGGTGCGTTCTGGCTGTTCGGCACGATCGTCCTGATCGGCTTCGTTTTCGTCATCACCTGCGTGCCGGAAACGCGCGGCAGATCTCTCGAAGAGATTGAAAAGAGATTCACCGGTCCGGTGAGAAGAATGAGCGCGATCGCGAACATAAAGCCTACGCCGATGGGCTGTTAA
- the LOC114873682 gene encoding clavesin-1, whose protein sequence is MAKSGEEDYGCALNEETGTIARVELREDDAIREQTLDQFRHWIQKHPAIKRCRTDSAFLLRFLRTKKFSVPMAEEMLERYLTIRQLYPNWFQNLDIEDPDIEAIIDAGYLVPLMERDHHGRRVILSCAGRFDPYKYTSAQMARAHSLVVEALMDDEENQVRGYTHINDESGLTMGHLSAWSLTDIRNMLRCIQNSTPMRHKETHFVNIPSYATKVIEFGISLLNDKLRARILVHKSLEDLKASVQDPRILPKEYGGEIPLSDMIAAFKKTLKEQRDRLKALDDMYIEISSTECQHTTSDTLSGIPGSFRKLEVD, encoded by the exons ATGGCCAAGTCGGGAGAAGAAGATTACGGATGTGCACTAAACGAAGAGACAGGGACGATCGCTCGAGTTGAACTCCGCGAGGATGATGCGATCAGGGAACAAACGTTGGACCAATTCCGACACTGGATTCAAAAGCATCCCGCTATTAAACGCTGCAGAACAGACTCGGCCTTTCTCCTCAGGTTCCTTCGAACGAAGAAATTTAGCGTGCCGATGGCGGAAGAGATGCTCGAACGCTACTTGACAATTAGACAATTGTATCCAAATTGGTTCCAAAATCTCGACATCGAGGATCCGGACATCGAGGCCATTATCGACGCTGGCTATCTGGTGCCGTTAATGGAACGCGATCATCACGGTCGTCGGGTGATACTCTCTTGCGCGG GACGCTTCGATCCGTACAAGTACACGTCCGCTCAAATGGCTCGAGCTCACAGCTTGGTGGTAGAAGCTCTGATGGACGACGAGGAAAATCAGGTTCGCGGCTATACGCACATCAACGACGAATCCGGACTGACGATGGGTCATCTCAGCGCCTGGTCTCTAACCGATATCCGTAACATGTTACGGTGCATCCAAAACAGTACACCCATGAGACACAAGGAAACGCACTTCGTCAATATTCCAAGTTACGCGACCAAAGTCATAGAGTTTGGCATCTCCCTTCTTAACGACAAGTTAAGAGCACGAATCTTG GTACACAAGAGCCTGGAGGATTTGAAAGCGTCCGTCCAGGATCCAAGAATTTTGCCGAAAGAATACGGAGGAGAGATACCACTCAGCGACATGATCG CTGCTTTCAAGAAAACCTTGAAGGAACAAAGAGACCGTTTAAAAGCGCTCGACGACATGTACATTGAGATCTCGTCGACGGAATGTCAGCACACTACGAGCGATACTCTAAGCGGTATACCTGGTTCTTTCCGTAAACTGGAAGTTGATTGa